DNA from Maridesulfovibrio ferrireducens:
AATTCTGACACTGCCATACCACGCAGGTATCTTTTTCAAAAACCTTACCGTCTTCAATATTTTTAGCAAGGGCTACATAACGTTTTTCGTGAAATTCTTCTGCAACAGCGATAGCTTTAAAGATGGCGGCAATTGATGTGAACCCTTCTTCCTCTGCAATTTTAGCAAAAGAAGGGTACATGTGTTCCCATTCTTCTTTTTCACCGGCGGCAGAAGCCATGAGGTTTTCAGCTGTAGTTCCGACAATTCCGGCAGGGAAAGCTGCAGTTACTTCTACATCTCCGCCTTCAAGAAGTTTGAACAGACGTTTAGCGTGTTCTTTTTCTTGATTAGCAGTTTCTTCAAAAATTTTAGAAATCTGAACGAAGCCTTCTTTTTTTGCCTGTGAAGCAAAATATGTGTAGCGATTGCGGGCCTGTGATTCACCGGC
Protein-coding regions in this window:
- the rbr gene encoding rubrerythrin; the encoded protein is MAGLKGSRTEKNILTAFAGESQARNRYTYFASQAKKEGFVQISKIFEETANQEKEHAKRLFKLLEGGDVEVTAAFPAGIVGTTAENLMASAAGEKEEWEHMYPSFAKIAEEEGFTSIAAIFKAIAVAEEFHEKRYVALAKNIEDGKVFEKDTCVVWQCQNCGYTREGKEALKQCPACAHPQAHFQLVCENY